Below is a genomic region from Phragmites australis chromosome 20, lpPhrAust1.1, whole genome shotgun sequence.
TCCATAACTCATCAAATTTAATACCAACTTTATGAAAAACATATTATGAAAAGATGTTAATTTAAGTAATCATAGGATGGGTTCGCATGCTAACAAGCAAGTTTGGGCACCTTCCTATACAGAGGCAGGCATAGATTGATTTTATCTATACATTCCAAACAGAAAGTTCCTTAACAATTATTCTACCTCCAAGCTCTATCAACAAAGCCAGCATATTCACACAGTACTACGCATCAGTCCTTAGCTATCCTCTGCCATCACCAATTACCAGGCTCACAAccatctaaaaatattttagttGTTTAAGGATCAAGCAGTTATCAAACCAGTACAAGCACATAACAACAATGCTGAACCAACAATTGCACAAGCTCGGATTTTATTCAACTAGGAGAGAAGTAAGGTCACTTGAAAATGAAATGGGAATATGCAGCCAttcaaaatgcaaaaaaaaaaaaacccaacaaAGCCATAATATTTGGTGCAGAAAACTAAATAGGGCATGGACAATCTGGTAAATAAGTTTGGCTTTGAAAAAGCAACGGAATGCCCATGGTAATGGTTTTCTTCTACCAAGCCAAGATTAAGTTCTGACAAACCTGCCTTGAATGCATGGCTATTTTCGCAATCGATTACCAGGAAGAGAGGATATCTTGTAAATGGAATCAAGTCTTCTGGATAAAGATTATTTGGACCTGCCAAAAGACAATAATGTCAACATAAGAAAATGCAAGGCATGCCATCCTCACAGGTCAcaccaaaagaaataaaagatttAGTCCATTGGTCTAGTCATCCACCAATCTAACGACTATATTGAATCATAGCGTTGCCCTAATATATAGTTACAGAAGACAATAAGTCGAGAAGGCAGAGGCTTACCTCCATTTCCACGGGGACCAAGCCATAAATGATCATCAGAACTGAAATGTGAATTTGGTTTACACATAGGAGAGGCAGAAGCAGCCCTTGCATGAGATGAAGAGCTAGAGGCATACTTTTGAGAAGCAATATTCTGCTCAGCAAACCCTGAAAGGGCAGTCACAAAAGTTAGAAGGGTAACAAGTTACCAAAACAAAAACTGCAGTGCCAGATCAAGAAGGAACCTGATGCTGATATATAGATGAGTAAAATGCTATCTTGAGAAAGCTCCTCGCAGATTGTTGCAAGAACCTGCCATATGCAGCAGAATCATCAAATGGGACATCAAAAGTGGATAGAAATATGATTAAACACGATCAAAACAAGACTagagggaaaaaaaggaaaaataccgCTTCTCAGAAAACCTAATAAAATTGTATCATGGATATATTATCTACAAAGAAATGAGTTCCAATGGCAGAATGGCAAGCAGTATCGCACATCCAGCAAATGCTGAGGGAATTGGGTCAACCAGCCAACCATGTTGCAGCAGGTATGCAGGAAAATCACCTCTTTCTGACTTAAATTATGCTTAGTGTAGTataatttgtatttttttttacaaacttaCAAATTTGTACTTCAAGGTGCTATTGGTACCATTTCTATGGTTTGACTCGCCAACTGATGCATGCTTCAGGATTGCAGACAAAGTCAATCGTATTTGCATATAACATTGTCATTGTAACAAACAAAAGCATCAACCATGTCATTGCATTAAAACACCgagatagagaaaaaaaatgacttCGAGATATCATCATTCTTGTTTCAGAAGAGAGCATTTCCTAcaagaggatatgcaattctACCAGACTTTCATGCACCTCCAACTATTATGGAAAAGATGAACTTGAAAGAAGGGAATAATCTGGGTAAGCCTCGTACCGCTAAAAGATGAGAGACTGTAGGATGATATATTATTGCTTTTTGAGGATTTGAAGGAAGACTTCCATCAGACATTTCTGTAGATAGGTGAATATCAATCAGACCAGAGGGTCCACTCTGATCACTTACAGTGCCATTTTCTGTAAGTTCTTTAGCAGCAATCTGATAAGACCCAGTGGGCTCCCATTCCAGACACTGTAGCATTCTGAATGTGTCCAGAGTTAGTTCTGTGAACTTGGCCTGCATTGCACAAAATAAGTCTATGAGGGATATTTTCAGCTTTTCATACTAAAATTATTGGCAGTGGGATAATAGACATGTAACCTCATTTCGGCGGTAGCTTGTTAATACAGCTTCCTTCAGTTTCAGCACTCTTTTTGAATGGAATCGTGCAATAGATGCAAGGTTAGATGGATAAGAATCAAACAAGTTGTCATATCTTAGTGATCTAGATCCTTTGTATGCTCCATCAGCTTTCAAGAATCTCCCAAGCTCTTGAAGCACTTGCTTCCATTCCTTGAAGTTGGTTTTCTAAGAAGTACAAGGTCACAATGTTATTATCGGGAGAGAAGTAGATGGTAAGCTCAACAGGCTAAAAACATGCCAATAGGCCaaactttattaaaataaatggactggaaaatcaataaaaaaacacaaaaacaaaGTACACACATCATAAGTTCCAAAATGCCAATTTTTGTTTATGATAGAAATTCCTTACACAACCATCATGCATAtgtctttctttttttcgaTAAAGCACTGAGAGAACCATGTGTTGTTATGCTCCCGACAGGCAATGGCGCTTGTATAATTATCCTAGTTCATACTTTCTTTGTATTCACAGTAAACTCGAATTATCGAACCAACTGAAAAGGCCCATCTTTTGTTTCTAATTTAGCAGCTAACAAATTTGAACCATGATCAGCTTCCAAAATTCATAAGAAAAGCATTCACTTCACTAGTCCAAACTTTTAAATCACAATTGCAAAACAATTAGCCACACAGTAGCACTGCTTCGGTCACCAGGAACTCATACCAAATAGTGAAAGAAAAAACAGCTCAAACTCCACACTGCTGAATCTCAATCCTCGCAGCTTTTCACTGTACTCGATATCCCTCAATAAACAGGGGTACTCATTCTCTTCTGCAACTAGGGTGTGCACAAGAAGGACGCAAAAACAAGATGCCAAGTGCCCTAACCAAATGGAAAACAAAAACTCGGCACACTAATAATGAATGAGTCGATTGGTTCCCCAATTCGAAGCAAGAAAAGCAAGGTTCTTACGGGGTATGCCGACTTCGTTTCCTCGACGAGCGCGCGTAGGCGTCCGGCGAGGTGGTCCACAGCCTCGGACCGCCGCATGAGCATGGCAACGACGAGGAACCGGGCGATGAACCTCAGCTCCTTGTACCGGATCAGGAGAGCCTGGTGCCTGCTGTCGCCGCCGGCGCCCCCCACCGCCGCGGTGAAGTACCCGCGGCTGTAGATGGCCTCGTAAAAGACGTAGGCCCCGACGAGCGACCGCGGCTCGGCCGTGCGGAGGTAGCGCGCGTAGTAGAGCTGCCCGATCCgggaggccacctcgccgatCTCCCACCGGCGGAGCCCGCCCGCAACGAGCTCCCGGCGCCGCTCCTGCTGCAGCCGCCACAGCCGCGTGTACGCCTTGAAGGCCTTCCGGCTGTGGTGATCCCCGCCGCCGTAGAGCGGCAGGTCGCGAGCGCGCGCGAACTTGCGGTCCGCCGCCTCCACAAGAGCCTTGAACTCCCTGTACGCGCCGCCGGACGCCTCGCCGTCGGCCATCGCCGGCGACGAGGGGAGCGAGACGGGCTTTTTAATTACTTCCTCCTCTTCGATTTGGGCGAatgggaggaggtggagagagagagagagagagattaatAAATGGACGTGATAGTTCGAGAAGAGATAAAAAGCATTCCGTCAGTCACACAGGGAGTACGGGCGAGCTGCTGTCAAATGCTGTGATTTGGGTGTCTTAATTGGGCTCTTATGAgtcaatcatttgaagtttgttTAAAGGCTTCCTTCTCTCTTATTTTACTATCCAACTCAATTGTTAACCTAATAACCTAAGCAGCTTCAACTTGAAACATATGAAGTTATGGATCCTATCTCCAAAATTTGTTCTTTCTCCGACCTTTCTCTCCTCTCGATTGACCTGCGAGGTCGCCCTCGCCCCCATCCTCTTGCCATGTCCTTACGGCTCTCCACCTCTGGATCTGTCTCCTTCCCCAACAATTCCTTCTGAGCCTTGGGACCCTGAACCCTCAAATTCTTAACCCTAACTATTAGAGTTCGTTGTAGAAGGCCCCCTCCGAACACTAACATCTCGAAGGCTCAATGGAGCTCACCAAAGACAGAGAAGATGGAGAAGAgggtgaagaggaagaagaaaatttAGGTAAGGAGAGGCTTCAAAATGCTCTGGTAAAGTATATGTACAATAATGTTTTGGAAGCAGCGAGTCTCATGAATATGCAAACATATAAccgtatataaaaaaatataatagaaaaaagaaaggggtAGCTGACCTAGAtggtcctcctctcttctctctccctttggGTTAGGTCAACTCAAGGCCTAGGGCCCCttttctctctcacacactaGGCTAGCCTATACCTATTCAAAGGTCAGGCTGGGCTAGGCTTCGGGCTGAGCTTTGAAAGGCCCAACAGGTAAACCACAAGCTCGAGCCTGACTCGATAGCAATTTTTTCTGGCTAGGCTCAGACTTTCCCAGTTTTCTCGGGTTTTTTGGGCTTCTTGCCTATTTTTGAAGCCCGAGCCCAGCCCAAAAAAAATCTGCAAACTAGGAAGTTTAAGCCCGAGCCTGGCCCGGTGCACTGCTCAGGTCGAGCCGAGTCGAGCTTACTAGACTAGGTTACCCATGATCAGGTCTAGGCTAGCccagctcctctctctctctctctctctctctctctctctctctctctctctctctctctctctcgggccATGGTCACCTGAGCTGACCCAAAGTAGATTGGCTCGTTTCCCTCTCTTTTCCCCTCTCATCTTGCTCAACCATCCTAGGGCGGTTGATAgccccttcttcctccccctcctcaACCTGTGCATCGAGCCAGCTGAGCCTCTTCTTCGACCTTCATCCTTCTGCTTCCCTAACTGAGCAGTGCGGCCATCCCCAAATTAGATTACCCGcccctctatctctatctccaaGGGCGCCGAGGTTGTGGAAGATCGAATCTCTATCTGCGGCCACTTTTATCCCTAATCATATCTGAGCCAAACTCGTTTGAATAGAGTTTGGCTGCGACAATCTTGGAAAATCCCTAACCTATTCTAGTTTGATTTGCCTCATCCCTATCTCTAAGCCtgacctatatatatatatatatatatatatatatatatagaggaggGAGGGTTCTATTGTTGAGGGGGAGATCGATCTACTTTTTGGACAAAGCCTTGTCACCTCCACAGCTCGATTTCACCGCTGGCATAGTTTGTTTCCACCACAGCTGATAGCATGATTCCATCACCGTCGTTCAACTTGTTGTTGCTGATCTTGAAGATGATCACTGGCCAGAGCTTTGTCGTCTCGATTGCTTCCCATGGTGCGTTTTATTTGTGTTCTTAATCCTCTTTTCTcacttattttatttttgtcatAATGTCGTGCACTGGTGATGGTGTCGCTGCCGTGCCACACGTTGTTTGATGGTGCAGTGAGCTCGTCGCCATCATGCACATAATGTTGGTTGTTGTCTAATGCCACCGGTGTGCTCGCCGTGCTGGTCGTCTTCTGTTCCCGACCTTCTGTCACCCAATtgttgtggtgcttcttgtCATCGTTGTGGTGTGCTCATTGCCATTCGTCTGTTCTCATGCCAGCCAGCCCCATACGATGTTGTTGTCAAAACGCTCCAGTTCGTTCTGCGTTACCGTCGATTGATGTGCACCATGCTGGCCACTGTGTGTGGCTCTATCATCGTTCTGTTCCGTGTGCGTGTGTGCCGCCCTGCACTAGCATATGCGTTGCGGTGAGCTATCACTTTCCCTCTGCTACCGCTTGTGTGCGCGTATTCGGTGCTTGCTATTGGTTTCTTCTCCGCCACTCTGGGGCGTGGTACTGGCCATCGGCACTTTACTCTCTTAGCCCTGTGTTGTTGCTGATGTGCTTGTCCAGCATGTCACCACAGAGCTAATGTCGTTGTGTTTTGGTGTGGTCGTGCTGTTGGAATGCTAGTTTGTCTGGTGTGTCGCCGTGGGCTTTGTTAGCGTGCCACCATGAAGATGATGTCATCATATGTCTACTGCCACCTTTGAGCTGTTCGGCTAGTGTGTGTTTGTTGCCACTGATTAGGATGCTCCGACTAGCGTGAGTCTAGCCTTGTGTTGGACTAGTGTCTTGCCACCACCGTTGAAGTGTCTGGCTGGCGAGTGTTGATCCGCTACTTGCTGGTCATGTGTCAATGTGCTGTCATGCTAGTCGTGTGTAGTTTGATGAGGTATCGCCACCGGTGTATTGCTGCCGCCTTCTCTCCCTTGTTGTTGGGCGTGCTTTGCTCTGTTGCCGGCTAGTTGTGATGATCTTGAACTCCCCTTGGTGCCAGTTCATGGTGTTGTTGTTTCCATGTCCTCTCTATTGCCGACTGGTTGGGTTGATCTCCCTCTGTTGCAGGTTGAGGGTGTTGAGTTCTCCCTGTTGTCGGCTGATGATGGGTTCACCCATTGTTAGTGATGTGCCTTGTGCTAGTGGTAGCCTGTTGTCGTATCTCTGTTTTCGGTTCTATGTTGTTGATGCCGAATAGCATGATAGCATGTTGGCATGTTGCTTTTCGTTGGCAGATGGTGTGTTGGCCTCTTGCCGTTTTCTTGGCCTTGTTGCTTGTGAGGATGGCTTTGGTTGTGATGGCTTGAGTTGTATTGTTGTTGTCCAAGATAGGTTGATGATGAATTGAGGCCCTCTCGAAGTTTTGTGACTGCGATGATATGTGTGCCCTTTAATGGGTTGATGACGGTTTTGCGTTGCATATTGCCTTGAGGTTCAATCGATGATGTATTGAGGCCGAAGGGAGTTCTCGCCTAACATCTGAGGGTTTGCAACTCTTGTCACCGTGATCGATGAAGATGGGGGTTAGGTCAGGAGAGCACTAGTGAGCTAAGTGCAATACCGTGCTACTGGTTGCAACTCGTTTGCAACACTAGGATGTGTTGCGCTGTGCTCCTAGGTGTCGTCATTGCCTTTCTTTACGCTAAGTTCGATGATATGAGACTAGTGATGCTCCGGTTGCCTACGGTCAATGATGTTATACTGAgatcaacatattttttttattctaactctgttattttgttattattgcTATGTTTGTCTTGTTTATAGCTACGCGGGGCTCAAGAGACTATTAGCGAGATGACCATCACCGCAGCTTAATTGGAGGTTATCCGTGGAAGACGgacgtaattaaccggagagctTCACGAAACCCTAGGAACCAAGAAGACTATGATTGCAAATGTTAGTTAGCCAGATGTGTATGGTGTGAGTTCTATGTAACGTGTGGAaacttgtactttatgattCTAATGAATTAATAAAGATCGGTGTTTTTGTCACATTGTCTCTCTTTATTTTGTATATTGTAATGTATACTAGCACCTCTGTGCTTTATTCTTTTCTAAGTGAAATGTCGTCGAGTGCTTGTTTCTCTCGCACAAAACAATATATAGCAATACGGATACGCAAACTTGTGAATGACCAcggaataattttttttgggacCAATATGACTCTTATTAGTAAGAGTGTGTGCAACGCAAGAACATATGTCTATAAATTAGAAGAGCCAAGGACAATTTTGTTCGCAACCATCAACTGTCGCCTATTCTTTTTCATTCTTCTCAATCCCAAAAGGGATTTGGTCGAGAAATCCACATTGCTTGAAATGAGGATGAAAAGGATATCTACTGAAGAACAAGACAATTTGCTAATTTATAAGTAGTACATCTCAGTGACCCGTTGAATGTGGCTTTCACTCGACACGTTTACGTTGTTAAGTGTCCAATTCGATTAATACGATTATTCATTTCAGAAACAACGAGTATAGATTAGCAAGAAGCCCTACTGATTTGTGACGATACGATGGAAAAGATTCTGTGGTTTCGTCTGCACCACACGACTTTTAGTTGCGACCAATCGATGACATCAGTCGCGTGTCTGCCCGTACAACTCATGCGCCCTTTCCAGTTCAAAAGGGCCCCCTTTCCAGTTCAAAAGGGCCCTAAAAATTCTTGCGAGAATTGTACTGTTCTACAAGAAGGATATATAGAGGAGCAGAGACACCACAAAATTCTCTTGCCAGGGAGATGGCAGCACTGCACTCCTCGATTAAAGTATGTCACTTTTGCTGGCCATCGTTCTGCTCGATGGTGCATGTTGGGATCTCGTCCTGATCAGTAGATACAGTAGCATCTCCGTATCTCTTCCGTCTCCAGTCGCCGCAATCTTAGGATCTATTTATTTTTCCTGTAAATTATGAAAATCTAAATTCTGTATTATGGATTGTAGAAACTACTCTGAGTTGAATTGTGGATTATACCACAATCAAAATCTGAATTGCTAcaatctatttttaaaatctatttatttatttacataatCCGATTATAAAGTACGATATAAAATTTAGAATCTGAAATAAACAGACCTTACACCGCCGGAGGCAGAGGTGTCAGGGGCTCAGGGAAATCAACAACTGACCAGTGGTTAGGGCCAACTAAACCAAGGATCTTTGTAAGGCTCCGCCACTAAAGCTGTCGCGCCGCGTGGTTAATGGCAGGATGCCAGGATTAGCTGAGCCAATCGGCGCCTTTATGGGAGCCGTTTCGCTTAACCACGAAGCTTTCGACCTGCCCTTGCATATAATTAGAGCGTGATTGATTATCTGCACGAGAGCAATTTGATTCAGCAGATACGTataattttaaagaaaaatatatttagatattCATATGTATTGTTTTAGTCTAGCCTGGCAGATATAAATATACGCTCGTAGCTTGATTTGGGAAGACTTCTCTCCGCAATCTCACCTGACAGATACAAGTTTCTGTATCTGCTCATACATACAGGTTAACTTATCAATattacaaaatcatcttcatacaaTTAACTGATCACAATTTTAActtttgcatccgctcatacggTCTTAAATTTAATCAATCAAACAAAATTCAGCTCAGCCTATTCAGACAGATATAACtaaccaaatattttttatcaaacatGACTCCACCCAATCTACGTTCTCTTAGCCTACATATATTATTCATAtaaataaaatacataaaagCAACCAATAACAACCTTAATACATGGCACACACGTCAAGACAAACGACGACAGAAAGAGCGGCCTTGCTTTCGGCTGGAATCCTCGTGATTACGGGTTCGTGCAGCTGTTATTATGACGTGAAACGGAGTCGGGTACGTCAGCAGTTAGAGCTTGCGATGCGGTACACATGCATATTCGCTTTCAATCTCAAAAGAACGTAGTACGGCGTCAAGATTTCCGTTGAAGTTTTTTGCATTTCAAACGGGCTTAAACCACGTTCCGTGCGTGCAGGAGCGGATCCACCGTGGGAGCCCCTCTAACCTCCTTCAAGAAGCTAATTTTATATGATTCTATCGAAACACTCTCTCTTACGATAATACTATATATTCATTCTTTCTCTTTAATACAGTTATTAAATTAAAAGATGTACGACGTGAATAGAATCTAATAGAATTTGATTCTATGGTCAAAAGCCTTTCATGGTAGCGGACTTCCCGGGCATGTACGTACTCAGGGGACTGAAACGCGGCGCTAGTACGTACGTACCTCACTGTAACAGACACAGACCAGTGGAGTACTCACTTGCAGCGCCGGAACTGGCAAGTGACAACCTACTGGTCACTGTCCCTGATGGATCGGATCGCCCTGTCCTTGGCTGGCCCATGCGTAGGCACAATCATACCGTCACACAAAACGTTTGTCGATGTCGAGTAGCCCTCGTTATCACGAGACCCAAACGCGCGGTTAGGCGAAGACACCAGTACTCGTGTGATGGCACCGAGAGCCCATAACGTGAGGAGAGAATCGAGCGGGCGGCGCCGATGACTGTCAGGTTTCCGTGGAGCTACCCGTCTACCATCTATTTCTCTATTTTAAGACTAGAGGTATAGATCTTTTTATGGACTCAACTTTTAGGTGTGATAAATATCCTATCTGTTTTTGAAAACCGTAAGCCTTCTAAGTTAGGTCAACAACCACGATAAAACAACCTGTAGAGCCGATTCTAAAAAACAAATCTAGTTCTTCCACCCTATACTATTTCCgagttttatatatatatatatatatatatatatatatatatatatatatatatatataattctatTAGAGTACAACCATCCTCGGCGCTTCGGATATCAATTCCTCCAGTGACATCTCACATTGATTATTCCCCGTCACATACATCAATATGAATTCCGTGCGACAGTACTACCACCCGGCTGGCAGACGCGCGGGGACGCAGGGCCCGTTCCAGCGCGGCAGCGCCACGCACAACAGAGCCATGGGGAATGGGCTTCTTCCTGTGCTTTACTCCCGTCGGGGGAGCTCCTGCCTCACGTTGGTTTACCTCTGTCCATGCACACGGTGGTGGTTCTCACATTCTTGTGTGGCTCATCCGAAAAGGAGCTAGGCGCGGGTGGTGACTGGGACTGTGTGGCTCAGAGCTAGAGATATAATCGATCGGATATAAATAGACATAACTTATCTTATATTTTATCTTAAATTAGAGTCGAACACGAATAATATTGGATAATTATTTATTCACAATCATAAATGACGCGTAAGGAACTGTCATCAataagatcattagtgacagatcaaaacttaacccatcactaataaatataataagtgacagatcataactGTGATCTTTTATTTATGATTGATGAAAACTTTTTCACTATTTAgacaaaaaaaagtaaaaaaaaaatgtttttcatCCGAGCTAATCTAACTCAAAGTCATCACCACTCGCCAAGTGTCTTTTAGCTATTTTTTGAGCTGTTTTTATAGTGTACGTTATGTGGTAATTGAACTCGCGACATACCCTCGTGCGCATAGTAGCCTTACCGCCTCATCCTCTCGTGCGTTCTAAAGGAAGCatgatattttatctttttaacttttttactGTCATAACTATGATTTATCACATATAACTTGTAATATGtaacaagtcatatttataatctgtcactaatgttcattGTAAAATAGACACATAAAACAGTTAATCTGGAGTGCCTTCGTTAAACAGGTATAACTTTTATATACGAACTCTGATTTCAatgtttttttactctacggacaacTAGAAAAAGTTATATCCGTTTCTCCCCGACTTTATCTGGTTCAATAAATTTTCCAAGGCCAAAAGTGACTTGGAAGATTTAGTTCTCGTCCTTGAAATTTTCTACCGTTTTTaaacacgtgttttgtgtctatAGAAGGCTCCCTTTACattaaacttgagcagaaatatacaatgatttATATTTTAGTGTttctaaggtgagaaaaaataataaaaagtaaaataaaaataaaaaatatctatgAATACTACTATAAATCAAATTGCTTtagaaataatatttatttttatcattttactACATATTTTATGGGTTACAAATAAATGCAAATTTTACTGTTGGATATAAGAAATATACATTGTTCGATAAATattatatagttattatttttaattaatattgtcggagggtgaactcctgtcgcagggatcctgagaga
It encodes:
- the LOC133901674 gene encoding uncharacterized protein LOC133901674 isoform X2; its protein translation is MADGEASGGAYREFKALVEAADRKFARARDLPLYGGGDHHSRKAFKAYTRLWRLQQERRRELVAGGLRRWEIGEVASRIGQLYYARYLRTAEPRSLVGAYVFYEAIYSRGYFTAAVGGAGGDSRHQALLIRYKELRFIARFLVVAMLMRRSEAVDHLAGRLRALVEETKSAYPKTNFKEWKQVLQELGRFLKADGAYKGSRSLRYDNLFDSYPSNLASIARFHSKRVLKLKEAVLTSYRRNEAKFTELTLDTFRMLQCLEWEPTGSYQIAAKELTENGTVSDQSGPSGLIDIHLSTEMSDGSLPSNPQKAIIYHPTVSHLLAVLATICEELSQDSILLIYISASGFAEQNIASQKYASSSSSHARAASASPMCKPNSHFSSDDHLWLGPRGNGGPNNLYPEDLIPFTRYPLFLVIDCENSHAFKAGHT
- the LOC133901674 gene encoding uncharacterized protein LOC133901674 isoform X1; translation: MADGEASGGAYREFKALVEAADRKFARARDLPLYGGGDHHSRKAFKAYTRLWRLQQERRRELVAGGLRRWEIGEVASRIGQLYYARYLRTAEPRSLVGAYVFYEAIYSRGYFTAAVGGAGGDSRHQALLIRYKELRFIARFLVVAMLMRRSEAVDHLAGRLRALVEETKSAYPKTNFKEWKQVLQELGRFLKADGAYKGSRSLRYDNLFDSYPSNLASIARFHSKRVLKLKEAVLTSYRRNEAKFTELTLDTFRMLQCLEWEPTGSYQIAAKELTENGTVSDQSGPSGLIDIHLSTEMSDGSLPSNPQKAIIYHPTVSHLLAVLATICEELSQDSILLIYISASGFAEQNIASQKYASSSSSHARAASASPMCKPNSHFSSDDHLWLGPRGNGGPNNLYPEDLIPFTRYPLFLVIDCENSHAFKAIHNAEKGEPAALLLSPRISSALPGAESTAHGSQFTYFLTAPMQAFCQLAGITSDIDTDTYANAENMLFSALEEYEGILCTSVGLNNVWRQILPDPFLRRLILRFIFCRAVLFYFHRDEHEQHLPTCLPSLPESVSPNAEAIKTPVLLLTQNLVVSDQFHF